The DNA sequence GACTGATCGAACGCGGCGACCCGGCGTTACGCGCCCACCGTGCCGTCGATGCCCTCGCGCAGGAAGTCGGCGTGTCCGTTGTGCCGGGCGTATTCGTGGATCAGGTGGAGCATGACCAGGCGCAGCGACACGTCCTCGCCCCACCGCTCGTGGTGACCGGTGACGTCGAGCGACTCGGCCTCCCGCTCGATGCGCCGCGCGTGCTCGACCTCGGCCTGCCAGGCCTCGAACGCCTCGGACCCGGTCGCGGTGGAGGCGTCGTAGGCCACCTGGAAGTCGCCGTCGGGCGACCACACCAGCGGGACGTCCTCGTGGGCGATCACCCGGCGGAACCAGGTGCGCTCCACCTCGGCCATGTGCCTGACCAGGCCGAGCAGGGTCAGCGTGGACGGCGGCATGGAACGGCGGCGCAGTTCCTCGGTGGACAGGCCGTCGCACTTCAGCGCCAGGGTGGCGCGGTGGTGGTCCAGGAACGCGCGCAGCGTCTCGCGCTCGCCGCCGCGCAGCGGTGGGCCGACCCGTTCGGTGGTCATGTCCGCCATCCTGTCCGGCGGGCTAGGGTCGGGTGCCATGGACCCCCGCGTGCCCCGGTACGGGAGCGGATCGCTCGCCGATGTCGTGCCGTCGTTGCTGGCCGGGATGGGTGTGCCCGGGATGGTGGACGTGCTCGGCGTCTCCGGCCCGTCACGGGTGTGCGTGCTGCTGGTGGACGGCCTCGGGTGGGGGCTGTTGCGGGAGCACGCGGCGGACGCGCCGTTCCTGGCGTCGCTGGCCGGGTCGGCGATCACGGCCGGGTTCCCGTCGACGACGGCGACGAGCCTGGCCGCGCTGGGCACCGGGCTGCCGACCGGGGAGCACGGCCTGGTCGGGTACTCGTTCGCCGACGGCGGCGAGGTGGTGAACGCGTTGCGCTGGTCGCGGTACGGGTCGGCCGCGCACGTGGACCTGCGGGACGTGCTGGTGCCGGAGGAGGTGCAGCCGCGGCGGACGGCGTTCGAGGTGGCGGCCGACGCGGGGGTGGCGGTGCGGCTCGTGCTGCCGCGGGACCAGGAGGGCAGCGGGCTGACGCGCGCGGTGCTGCGGGGCGGGCGGTTCCAGGGCGTGCTCGGGTTCGGCGACCTCGTGACGCGGGTGGCGGAGGCGTTGCGGTCGGAGGACCGGGTGCTCTGCTACGCCTACCACGCCGACCTGGACGCGCTCGGGCACGTGCACGGGCCGGGCAGTGAGGCGTGGCGGTGGCAGTTGCGGTTCGTGGACCGGTTGGCGGCGGCGGTGGCGGAGGGGTTGCCGGCCGGCGCGGCGCTGGTCGTGACGGCGGACCACGGGATGGTGGCGGCGGACGACCGGGTCGACTTCGACACCGACGACGTGCTCCGCGACGGTGTGCGGGTGCTCGGCGGGGAGGCGCGGGTGCGGCACGTCTACACGGCCGCGGCGGAGGCGGTGCGGGCCCGGTGGGCGGAGCGGTTGGGCGACCGGGCGTGGATCGCGTCGCGTGCGGAGGCCGTGGCGGCGGGGTGGTTCGGGCCTCGGGTCGACGAGCGCGTGCTGCCGCGGATCGGGGACCTGGTGGTGGCGGCGAAGGGGTCGCTGGCGGTGGTGCGTTCGACGGTGGAGCCGGGACTGACTACCTTTGTCGGGCACCACGGGTCCCTGACGGAGGAGGAGCAGCACATCCCGGTCCTGAACACGATCGGGTGATCATGGTCCGGACATGTACGGAAACAGTGTTCTCGTACCTCGGTTGGATATGACCGAGCGCCGACCACCCCACTCCGCCACCACAGGGCCCGCCCGGACCCGGTCCGGCATAGCATCACGTCGGCCGCACGGGTGAGCACGGCCGGCACGTGCCGGTCCGCGTCGGCCCACGTCGGCCCCCGTCCGGGACCACCGACGACCGCGGCCGCGACGGGAGGCGACGAGTGGAGCACGGGCCGGCCGCGGTGGACACGTCCGTCGCCGGGGTCGTGGAAGCCCGTTGGGGCGTCCGCCCGGAACCCGCGATCGCGCGCTACGCCGAGCCGGGCTGGCAGCTCTCCCCCGTGCCGATCGACCGCCGGTGCCCGACGTGCGAGGGCGAGCTCCACGGCCTCTACCGCGCCCACCCGGACCGCGGCCGGCAGCAACTGCAAGCCGCCGTGGCCTGCCCCACGTGCCCGGCGACGTTCACGCTGCGGGAGCTGAAGCTCGCGCAACGCTCCGTCCTGGGCGAGCTGCGCCCCGACGCGGTGTCCCGCCGGCTCGCGGAAGACGCCCAACTCGACGCCCTGGCCCGCACCTCCCGCGCCACCCACCGCCCCACCACCGCCCCTCCGCGCCCGCCGACGCCGCCGCGGACCACCCCGGCCACCGACCGGGACGCCGGGCTCGGGTTGGAGCTGCCGCTGGAACCGGGCTCGCCGGGGTCGGTGACGCGGGAGCCCCGGCGGCCGGGGACGGCGGCGGATGCGGCTGCGGAGCGGCGAGGGTCGGCGGGGCGAAGCAGCGCGGGATCGCGGTCGCGGGGGGAGGGTGGCGGCACCGGCGGGGGTTCGGCGCCACGGGATTCGGCAAGTGGGACCGGCCGTGGTTCGGGACGGTCGCCGCAAGTGCGGCCGGAAGCGGTCGAAGGGCCGGCACGGGCCCGTGGCCGACGAGCCGACCGTCGGCAGGATGGCGGGCCGGCGGATACGCCAGGGCCGGCCGAGGGGTCGGGCGGGCGGGGCGAGCCGGGGGTCGGAGCCGAGGTCGAGGCGGACGGCGCCGGTGCGGCCGGTGGCACCGGCGCGAGTGCGGCAGGTGGCACCGGTGCGGTGGACGGTGGGGAGCGGGGTGGGGCCGGCACCAGTGCGGCGGGTGGTGCCGGGCGGGATGGAGCCGGGGCCGGGGTTGGTGGCGGGGCGGCGGTCGGGCGGCCGGGACGGCGTACGTCGACGGTGGCGATGGCGGCGCGGATTCGGTCGATCCTCAGTGGGTCCGAGGGCGCGCCGGTGGCGCGGGCGGCGGCGGTGCCGGTGTTGCCGCCGGCGTTGGAGTCGCGGCCCGTGTGGTGGTGCAAGACGGTCGACCCGGCGTTCGAGGTGCCCGAGGTGCCGGCCGGGGTGGACGTTAGGGTCGTTTTGCCCGATTCGTCCGAGTTCGCGGCGGCCCGGGAACGGCTCGCGGCGGCGGGTGTGCCGTTCCGCGCCATTCGTCACTGGCTGGAGCAGGAGGAACTGTCCGCGACCGCCGCCACCGCCTGGCTGTCCGACGTCGGCGGTGTGGTGCCGGAACGCTGCGAGTCCGTGGTCGGCGAGGGTGCCCGCGCGGCCCGGTTGGCGTTCGAGATGGTCTGGGACCTGCACGACACCACCGGCTCCACGACCACCGGCGCCACGACCACCGCCCCCGACCCGGTTCCGATCGCCCGGTTCGTCCCCGACGACTGGGCCCGCTTCCTCCCGTTCCCCGTCCTCAACCCGACCCAGGCCCAAGCCGCGCCCCGCCTGGTGGACAGCGACTCCCACCTGCTGATCACCGCCCCGACCGGCGCGGGCAAGACGGCGATGGGCATGCTGGCCGTGCTCAAAGCGATCCTGCACGAGGGCCGCAAAGCCGCCTGGCTCGTCCCCCAACGCTCCCTCACCGACGAACTCGACCGCGAACTGGAGACCTGGCGCACCGAGGGACTGCGCGTCGAACGACTCTCCGGCGAGTACGCCGTCGACGTCGAAGCCGTCAAAGCCGCCGACCTCTGGGTGGCCACCACGGAGAAGTTCGAGGCGATCTGCCGCGCCAGTTCCCTGCAGGCCGCGCTCGGCGAGGTCGGCTGCCTGGTCGTGGACGAGATCCACCTGCTCGGCAGCCCCAACCGGGGTGCGCTGCTGGAAGCCCTGCTGGCCCGGGTGCGCGGCGCCGACTCGCCGGTCCGGATCGTCGGCCTCTCGGCGACCGTGTCCAACGCCGCCGAGGTCGCCGAGTGGCTGGAAGCCGACCTCGTGGCCACGACCTGGCGGCCGTCCAGGGTGACCTGGCAGCTGCCGACGATCCCGGCCGCCTCCGGCTTCACCGCGAACAACCGGCTGCGCGAGCAGGTGGTGCTGGACCTGACGCACCGCCACACCGCCGAGGGCGGCAGCGTGCTGGTCTTCTGCGGTTCCAAGCGCAACGTGCGCTCCACCGCGATGGCGATCGCCGCCGACCGGGGCGCGCCCGTGCACGCGGTCGCCGCCGACGACGTGGACGGTCTCGCCAAGGCGTGCGCGGAGGTCGGGGTCCGCCTGCACTACGCCGACTACGAGCACAAGCACGCCGCCGAACGGGCGTTCCGCGCGCGGGAAGCGGACGTCCTGGTGGCCACCTCCACCGTCGCGGCGGGGGTGAACCTGCCCGCGCGGGCGGTGATCGTCCGGGACGTGTCCATCGGCGGGGAGCCGATCGACACGTCCACGGTGCTGCAGATGTTCGGCCGGGCCGGGCGCATCGGCGCGGGTGAGGCGGAGGGCTGGTCGTACCTGGTCGTCGACGAGACGCAGCGCGCCGACTGGCAGACCAGGCTGGTGGCCGGGTACTCGGTGTACTCGCGGATCCGCGACTCGCTGCCCGACCACGTGCTGGCCGAGGTGCTCCAAGGCCGGATCGGCACGATGGACGACGCGCAGGCGTGGTGGGTCGAGACGTTGGCGCACGCGCAGGGGGACGACGACCTGGAGCCGGTGCAGGAAGCCGTCGCGTTCCTGGAGGACGAGGGCCACCTGGCGGTCACCGACGGCCGGCTCGCGATCACCGAGCTGGGCCGGTTGACCGCGCGGATGATGGTGTCGACCCACACCGGGCACCGGTTGCGCCGCACGCTCGGCCTGCTGCCCGTGCCGCGCGACCCGGACGAGGCGGAGAACGCGCTCAGCCTCGTGCTGTCGGTCGCGGTGCGGGACCTGGCGGGCATCCCGGTGCCGGAGCCGGTGCGGCCGGCCGTGGCGACGGTGATCAAGGCGGGCGGCCGCACGTCGCAGATCACGAACACGACGTCGGTCAAGGGCCTCGGTTCGCAGACGACGACCGCGCCCGGCGACCTGGCCTGGGCGGCGTTGCTCCTCGCGGCACGGTCGCCGCACCTGTTCGACGGGAAGCGGCGCGTGGCGGGGGGCATCCCGATGGCCACCCTGCACCCGGTGTACGAGCAGGCGCCGAGGTTCCTGGCGTGGCTGGCCGCGCAGGGCGTGCTGGGCACCGTGCACCCGTGGATCGCCGTGGTGGCCGCCGACCTGGACCACCGCGTCCGCTGGCGCGCGCTCGCGCCGCGACGGGGTGCGGGCCGGTTGTTGTGGATGTGCGAGGAGATGGCGACCCGCGCCCACCTCAGGGAGGTGGTGCCGGGCCTGTGGCGCTCGGCGGTCGCCCGCGGTGTCCGCTCCCCCGACTGGCCACCGGGGCGGTCACCGGCGGGCTGCGTGCTGGACCACGCCGGGTACACGGCGTTGCTGCGCGAACGGACCACCCACTACGCCCTCGCCGCGCACGCCGGGCACGCGACCGCCACCGGTGGCACGGGCGCCGCCGTGATCGCCTGGCGCGGCCGCACGTGGACCGAGCCGTCGACGTCCGCCACGATCGCCTACCCGGAGGCCGAGGACGACGAGCCGGGCGTGGCCGTGTTCACCCGCCGCGGCGACTACCGGGCCACCGGGTGGCTCGACGCCTACACGAGCCTGGCCGCGCCCACCGACGACCCTCCCGCGCCACCCGGGCGGACCCGTCGCGGCCTCGGCCGGTGATCGCACCGCCTACCGCTGTGCGATCGCCTCGTCGAGCATCGGCGTGAGGGTGCGGCTGAAGGCGGCGTTCAGGTGGTCGGCGTCGTAGTAAACCGCGATGTTGCCGATCACGGCGTGGCACTTGCGCTCGTCGCAGAAGTAGTCGCTGAAGTCCACCAACGCCACGTCGGGGTTGGTGCTGCTCCGGGCGACCTCCGTCAGCGGGTCCGCGGGCTGCGCCACGGCGCGGTCCACCGCGCACACCGCCGGGTCGGCGGGGTTGAGCGCCACGCACTGGTAGTCGCGCACCTCGGCGTTCAGCGGCGGGTCGCCGAGCACGACCACGCGCGCGCCGCCGTCGGTCCACCGCTTCCACCGCGGTTCGAGGCCGTCGCGGTACTGCTCGGTCTGGGAGCGGCCGCTGCCGTCGTCCACGGTCTCCTTGCGGGAGAAGAACGACGTCAGCACCAGCGACGGCGAGTCCTCGGCGACCGCGTCGGTGATCCGCGCGGTCCAGTCGGTGCACTTGCGCTTGGTCTCCTCGGGCGCGACGCCGCGGTAGCCGACGAAGTCCACGTCCGCGAACGGGCACCCGCCGAGGTAGGCGTACTTGAACACCCAGCCGCGCTCGCGGGCCAGGTCCGCGATCGGCGGCTGCCACTGCTGGGCGTGCGAGTCGCCGACGAGCCACACCGACGGGGCGGTGGCGGAACCGCCGCTGTAGTCGCACACCACCGCGTCGGCGACACCGTCGAGGGACGCGCAGCCGGGCGGCTGCCTGAAGTACTCGTTGGCCGGCCCCATGTCGACGACCTTCGCCGGTCCCAGCGGGTCCGGGCAGCCGTGGGACGGGATCAGCGCCTGCGCGCCCGCGCACGGCCCGGTGCCGTGCGAGGCGACGTCGCGTTCGGCCTGTGCGACGTGCCGCCCGTAGGTCCAGTTCAACGCGCCCGCGGCGACGGAGACGACGACCAGGCCGGCCACCATCGCGGCGAAGGTGGCGCCGGTGCCGAGGCGCACCGCGATGCCCCGGTCCTCGACCAGGACCTTGGACAGGTACGCGAGCACGAGCGACGCGGCGAGCACGACGAGCAGGTAGGGGGTGGTCATCCGGCCGGCTCGCAGGGCGTCGCCGAACGCGAACGGTGCGAGGATGATCAGCGGCCAGTGCCACAGGTACAGCGAGTAGCTGATGCCGCCGAGGAACTGCACGGGCGAGGACGCGGTGACGGGCGCGTGCCACTGCCGTCCGGGTCGTTGCCCGGAAGCGATGACGAGCGCCGTGCCGACGGTCGGCACCAGCGCCAGGTAGCCGGGGAAGGGGGTGCCGTGGCCGTAGGCGAACGCGGACCCGAGGATCATCGCGAACCCGACCGCCGAGGCGGCCCCCGAGAACCGCTTCGACAGCTCCACCCCGGTCAGCGCGACGAGCGCGCCGAGCGCGAACTCCCACACCCGGACCGGCGTGACGAAGTAGGCCTGGGTCGGTTCGACCTGCGTGTAGTGGACGCTGAACGCCAGGGAGGCCGCGCCGACCGCGGCGATGCCGACGATCTGGGCCCGCCGTTGCCGGATCTTGAAGAGCAGCACCAGCAGCAGCGGCCAGACCAGGTAGAACTGCTCCTCCACGGACAGCGACCAGTAGTGCTGCACGAGGCTGGCCGCCGCGTTCGCCGCCGAGTAGTCGACCGACTTGGCCGCGAGGAGCCAGTTCTCCCAGTACAGGGCGCTGGCGAACGACTCGGCGGCGGTCGCCTGCCACCGCGGGTACGGCAGCAGGAAGTAGGCGGCCACGATGCTCACGAGCAGGACCAGCATCGCGGCGGGCAGCAGCCGGCGGACGCGGCGGGCGTAGAAGCGGCCGAGGCGGACGCGGCCGGTGGAGGTGATCTCCCGGTCGAGGTGCGAGCTGATGAGGAAGCCCGAGATGACGAAGAACACGTCGACGCCGACGTAACCGCCGGTGAGCCCGCCGGGCCAGAGGTGGTTGACCACGACGGCGAGCACCGCGATGGCGCGGAGGGACTGGATGTCGGTGCGGAACGCCGCGGATCTTCGGGGGCGGGCGGGCGCGCGTTCCTCCAGGATCGTACTCACGCTTTGGCTCGTCCCCCACACGTGTATAGCAACTACAGGCTGTTAGCGCGGGAGAGTACAGGAGCGCGCCACGCCGGCCCGAATCACGGACGAGCCGCCCCCGTTCGCCTCTGACCTCGAAGGACAAGTGATGGTGAGCTACCCGCCCGAACCGTGGGAGTTGCACGGCCACGCGTGCGTGTCGGTGTGGCTGGTCCGGACGACCGCGCTGCCCCCGCTGCCCGTGCGGCCGGTGACGGTGCTCGGGCGGGCCGTGGTCGGCACGGCGTTCGTGGACTACCGGCCGCCCGGCATGGCCTACCACGAGGTGCTGGCCGCCGTGCTGGTGCGCCGCGGGGCGCGGTTCGGGGTGTCGATCACGCGGATCTGGGTGGACAGCCCGGCGTCACGGGCGGGCGGCCGTGAGCTGTGGGGCATCCCGAAGGACTTGGCCGAGTTCGAGTGGGACGGCGATCTGGCCGCGTCGGCCCGGGACGGGCACGGCCCGATCGCGGCGGTCCGGGCCCGGTCGCCGAGGGTCGGCGTGCGGCTGCCCGTGGCGGGGTCGACGTGGCAGGCGTTCGGCGACGGTGTGGCCCGCACCCCGCTGCGCGCCACCGGCCGGGTGACCCCGGTCCGGGTGACCTGGCAAGTCGAGCCGTCGGGTCCGCTGGGCTGGCTGCTGCCCCACCGGCCGCTGCTCGGCCTCGTCGTCCGGGACCTGTGGCTGCGGTTCGGGCCGCGCCGGCGCTAGCGGGGTCACGGGCCGGTCGACCGCTTCGGCGAACGGCCGGCCCGATCGCGTCACGTCCCCGGGGTGGAGCGCAGGAACGCGGCCAGCCCGTCCAGCAGCCGGTCCACCTCCGCCTCGGTCGAGTACGGCGCGAGGCCCACCCGCAGCCCGCCGGCGTCGCCGAGCCCGAGCCACCGGGACGTCTCGATCGCGTAGAACGAGCTCGCCGGCGCGTTCACGCCCACCCCGGCCAGGTACCGGTAGGCGTCCGCGGCCGCGTGCTCGGCGAACGTCACCAGCACGGTCGGCGTGCGCAGCCGGGCCCGTGACCACACGACCGCGCCGGGCAGCTCCGCCAGCCCCGCCTCGACCCGGTCCCGCAACCGGTCCTCGTGCTCGCCCACCACCGCCAGCGACGCCGCGATCCGATCGCGCCGGGTGCCCGTCGACGGGGCCAGGCCGGCGATGAAGTCCACGGCGGCCGTGCAGCCGGCCAGCACCTCGTACGGCAGCGTGCCCAGCTCGAACCGCTCCGGCACGGCGTCCGACGACGGCAGCAGCTTGTCCGGCCGCAGGTCCGCCAGCACCTCCGGCCGACCCGCGACGACGCCGCAGTGCGGGCCGAAGAACTTGTACGGCGAGCAGGCGAAGAAGTCCGCGCCGATCGCCGCCACGTCCACCGGGTGGTGCGCGGTGTAGTGCACGCCGTCCACGTAGAACAGCGCGCCGCGCTCGTGCGCCTGTGCACCGATCCGCGCCAGCTCCGGTCGCGTGCCGATCAGGTTCGAGGCCGCCGTGACGGCCACCAGCCGGGTGCGGTCGGACAGCGCCTCGGCGACGTCGTCCAGCTCGCCGGTCGCCGGGTCGAACCCGACCCACCGCACGACCGCGCCCACCGCCTCGGCCGCCTGCACCCACGGCCGCACGTTCGCGTCGTGGTCGAGCCGGGTCACCACGACCTCGTCGCCGGGCGACCACGTGCGGGCCAGCGCGCGGGCGAAGTCGTAGGTCAGCTGGGTCATGCTGCGCCCGAACACCACACCCTCGGGTGACGCGCCGAGCAGGTCGGCCAGGGCCCGGCGGGCGTCGAGCACGATCGCGTCGGCCGCGCGTTCGGCGGCGGTGACGGTGCCGCGGTTGGCCAGGGGGGACACCATCGCGTCCCGCACGGCGTCCGCGACGGGGGCGGGCACCTGCGAGCCGCCCGGGCCGTCGAAGTGGGCGGTGCCGGTGGCCAGGGACGGGAAGCGGGCGCGGACGGACTCGACGTCGTAGGTCATGGCACCACTCTGCTGCTGTTCCACATCGGACTCCAGTGGCACCCGTCACGTTCCGGCCTTGACAGTGGTCCAACCAATCGGCGAGGCTCGTGGAAGCGCTCTCACGAGTTGTCGCCCGTGGAGCGCCCGTCGTCCCGGTCGCCCTGAACCGGCCGGGAGGCGGCACGACCCGCCCTGCACGGAGGAGTCGCAACGATGCGCACCCTGACGAAGTGGTTGAGCGCCTTCGCCGCGCTCGCCACCTCGGCCTCACTGGCCGCCGCCACACCGGCCGCGGCCGTCGGTCCCGACCTGCTGCCGCTGACCGTCACCAACAACAGCGGCCGCGCGGAGGCCGTCCACCTGTACGTCCTGGGCACGGACATCCGGCCCGGCGGACGCCTCGGGTACGTCAACCAGTCGGGCGCGTTCACCCCGTGGCCGGCCGGCGCGAACCCGCCCGTGCCCGCACCGGACGTGTCGATCGCGGGACCGGCGAACGGTGGCAGCGTGACGCTGCGCGTGCCGCGGTTCATCTCCGGCCGCGTCTACATGTCGTTCGGCGAGAAGCTGAAGTTCTTCCTCACCCCGGACGGCCTGGTGCAGCCCGCGCCGTGGTCGCCGGGCGACCCCAACCGGGACATCCTGTTCGACTGGAGCGAGTTCACCTACAACGACGCGGGCCTGTGGTTGAACAGCTCGCAGGTGGACATGTTCGCCGTTCCGCACGCGGTCACCGTCACCGGAGCCGGCGGCGCCACCAAGAAGACCGGTGAGCTCGTCGCCGGCGGCCGTGACAACGTGATCAACGGTTTGCGCGGCCAGGCGGGCTGGGCGAACACGGTCCGGACCCGTGGCGACGGCACGGTGGTGCGCGTGCTCGCGCCGGGCAAGGCCGCCGACGCGGGCCTGTTCGACCGCGGCTACCTGGACCCGTACATCACGCAGGCGTGGAACGCCTACACCACCAAGACGTTGACCGTGGTGCCGTTCGGCGACCGGCCGGACATCCGCTACTTCGGCCGCACGTCGGGCACGACGTTGGCGTTCACCGACTCGGCCGGCAGGCAGGTGGCGTCGTTCGCCAAGCCGTCGACGGCGAACGTGTGGGGTTGCGACGGCGCGCTGCACGCGCCCAACGACCAGGTCGTCGGCCCGATCGCGCGCACGTTGTGCGCCGCCCTGCACCGCTCCACGCTCGGCACGATCGACACCCAGCCCGGCGGCGGCCCCGCGGACTTCTACCAGGGTGCGATCACCAACCACTACTCGCGGTTGGTGCACCGGAACATGGTGGACGGCAAGGCGTACGGGTTCGCGTTCGACGACGTGCAGGCGCAGGAGTCGTTGGTGCACGACGGCGACCCGCGTTCGGCGGGGATCATCCTGACCCCGTTCACGGGCGGCGGCGGCACTCCTCCGCCGGGATCCGCGAACAGCATCGTCAGCGCGTGGCACGGCAAGTGCGTCGACGTGCCGAACTGGAACTTCGCCGACGGTCAACGCCTGATCGTGTGGGACTGCACGGGCGGCACCAACCAGAAGTGGGAGGCGACCGCCGGCACGTTCCGCACGGAGAACAACATGTGCATGGACGTCGCCTGGGGCTCGACCGCCAACGGCGCGGCCATCCAGGTCGCCAGGTGCAGCGGCAACCCGGCCCAGCACTTCGTCCTGACGGCCGCCGGCGACCTCGTCAACCCGCAGGCGAACAAGTGCGTCGACATCGCCGACTGGAATCCGAACAACGACGCGGTGCTCCAGTTGTGGGACTGCGCCGGCACGGCGAACCAGAAGTGGCGGCGCGGCTGACACCGGACCGGGACGCGGCGCGACTCCTCGTCGCGCCGCGTCCACTTCGTACCGCCTTGCTCATGGGCATCGCGGTATGATCAGGAAGGCGCGTCCTATCGGCACTTCGCCGGGTCACCCAGACGAGTGATCTTGCAGTCGACATCACATAAAACGCCGTTATCCAGCCTCTCGAACGTCGGTTGAAACAACGAGGCCGCCAACCAACCGCCCCCGCCCCCAACCCACCCGATCCCCCAACCCACCCGATCCCCGGACCCCGGCCCCTGGCCCTTGACCCCCGATCCCGGCATCACGACACAACCCGCAACAGCAACCAGCACACCGCCCAAGACGCACCCAGCGGCCGAGCAGCCGCAGCACGACCGGGCCACCCACCACTGCCACCGGATTACTGGCCACCACTGGACCACCGACCACTGACCACTGACGGGACCGCTCACCGCGACCGGGCGACCTCACAGGAAGTCCCGGAACCACCCGCCCGCCAGGTGCGCGACCTCGTCCAACGCCCCCGGCTCCTCGAACAGGTGCGTCGCCCCCTCGACCACCTCGAGCCGCCACAACGCGGGCAACTGCGACGCCGCCGCACGGTTCAGCTCGAGCACCTCCCGGTCCCGGCCGCCCACGATCAGCAGCGTCGGCGCCTGCACTCGTGCCAGCGCACGTCCCGCCAGGTCCGGCCGGCCGCCGCGTGACACCACGGCCCGCACGAGGTAGGTCCCCGCCGCCGCCACCAGCGCCGCCGCCGCGCCCGTGCTCGCACCGAACAGGCCGATCGGCAATCCGCGCGTCGCCCGCGCCCGCGACGTCCACTCCACCGACGCCGCCACCCGCTCGGCCAGGAGCCCGATGTCGAACCGCAGCCGGCCCGTGACGCGGTCCTCGCGGTCCTCGTGCTCGGTCAGCAGGTCGAGCAGCAGGGTCGCGTAGCCGTCCCGGCGCAGGGACCCCGCCACGGCCTGGTTGCGTGCGCTGTGCCGTGAGCTGCCCGAACCGTGCGCGAACACGACCACGCCGGCCGGGTCCGCCGGAACGCCGAGGTCAGCGGCCAGGTCGACGCCCCAGGCGTCGACCGACACCGCCATCGTGCCGCTCCTCGTCATGCCCCCGGGGGTTCACCGCGCCACCCCGGGGCAAACGGGCCGTGTCCCCGATCGGGGGTGCGGGTAACCCGTCGGTGTGCCCCATCACGCACCCGGAGGAGCGACGCGAATGGCCGACGAGCACACCTATCGAGCGCCGATGTCCGAGCAGCAGGAAGAGCTCGAACCCGGTTGGGGCACGACGCACAGCGCACCCGCCACCGGTTCGTCGGGCCACCAGTACACCGCGCCCGACGACCGCGGTGACCTCACCGACGACGAGCCCACCTCGATCGCCGACGAAGCCGGGTTCGACCACCTGCTCGGACCCGAGGACGCGGCGATGCACGTCGAGGACGAAGACGGCCGGCCGGCGGAGTGAAACACCGCCGGAGAGCCGGAGAAAGGGGCGCGCCAGGGTTGGGCCGCCCCGCGACTCAAAGTCCCGGAGCGGACCCCACCACCGGGCGGCGGGCATGACGGCGGCGACCACGTCGGCCCAGGTCGCGTCCCACA is a window from the Saccharothrix saharensis genome containing:
- a CDS encoding glycoside hydrolase family 64 protein; amino-acid sequence: MRTLTKWLSAFAALATSASLAAATPAAAVGPDLLPLTVTNNSGRAEAVHLYVLGTDIRPGGRLGYVNQSGAFTPWPAGANPPVPAPDVSIAGPANGGSVTLRVPRFISGRVYMSFGEKLKFFLTPDGLVQPAPWSPGDPNRDILFDWSEFTYNDAGLWLNSSQVDMFAVPHAVTVTGAGGATKKTGELVAGGRDNVINGLRGQAGWANTVRTRGDGTVVRVLAPGKAADAGLFDRGYLDPYITQAWNAYTTKTLTVVPFGDRPDIRYFGRTSGTTLAFTDSAGRQVASFAKPSTANVWGCDGALHAPNDQVVGPIARTLCAALHRSTLGTIDTQPGGGPADFYQGAITNHYSRLVHRNMVDGKAYGFAFDDVQAQESLVHDGDPRSAGIILTPFTGGGGTPPPGSANSIVSAWHGKCVDVPNWNFADGQRLIVWDCTGGTNQKWEATAGTFRTENNMCMDVAWGSTANGAAIQVARCSGNPAQHFVLTAAGDLVNPQANKCVDIADWNPNNDAVLQLWDCAGTANQKWRRG
- a CDS encoding cysteine desulfurase-like protein yields the protein MTYDVESVRARFPSLATGTAHFDGPGGSQVPAPVADAVRDAMVSPLANRGTVTAAERAADAIVLDARRALADLLGASPEGVVFGRSMTQLTYDFARALARTWSPGDEVVVTRLDHDANVRPWVQAAEAVGAVVRWVGFDPATGELDDVAEALSDRTRLVAVTAASNLIGTRPELARIGAQAHERGALFYVDGVHYTAHHPVDVAAIGADFFACSPYKFFGPHCGVVAGRPEVLADLRPDKLLPSSDAVPERFELGTLPYEVLAGCTAAVDFIAGLAPSTGTRRDRIAASLAVVGEHEDRLRDRVEAGLAELPGAVVWSRARLRTPTVLVTFAEHAAADAYRYLAGVGVNAPASSFYAIETSRWLGLGDAGGLRVGLAPYSTEAEVDRLLDGLAAFLRSTPGT
- a CDS encoding dienelactone hydrolase family protein: MAVSVDAWGVDLAADLGVPADPAGVVVFAHGSGSSRHSARNQAVAGSLRRDGYATLLLDLLTEHEDREDRVTGRLRFDIGLLAERVAASVEWTSRARATRGLPIGLFGASTGAAAALVAAAGTYLVRAVVSRGGRPDLAGRALARVQAPTLLIVGGRDREVLELNRAAASQLPALWRLEVVEGATHLFEEPGALDEVAHLAGGWFRDFL